The window CCGCCTCGACCTGCACAGCGCTTACGCCGTGACCGTTAAGGACGCCGGCGACGATCCTGACGTCACCCATGGCGCGCGGGTGTTCGTCATCGCCAGCCTGGGAACCGGCGCAGGAGAAGTGCGCTTTTCCGCCGCCGACGGCGTCGGCACGGTCACCCGCGATGGTTTGTCTCTGGCGGTGGGCGAACCCGCTATCAACCCGACTCCGCGCCGCATGATTCGCGAACATCTGCTGGAACTGGCGGACGAGTGCGCCTACAACGGCGCCTTTGATGTAGCGGTCGGCGTGGAGAACGGCGCCGCCCTGGCGCAAAAAACCATGAACCCGCGTCTGGGCATCGTGGGCGGACTTTCCATCCTGGGAACCACCGGCATTGTGCGGCCGTTTTCCTGCTCCGCCTATATCGCCTCCATCCATCAGGGCGTGGACGTGGCCCGCGCCAACGGTTACCAGCACATCGCCGCCTGCACCGGCAACGCCAGCGAAGACTACGCGCGCCGTCAGTACGGCCTGTCGGACATGGCGTTGATCGAAATGGGCGACTTCGCCGGGGCCCTGTTGAAGTATCTGCGCCGCTCACCGCTGCGCCGGCTCACCATCGTGGGCGGCTTCGGCAAGATCAGCAAACTCGCCTGCGGACATCTGGACC is drawn from Hahella sp. KA22 and contains these coding sequences:
- a CDS encoding cobalt-precorrin-5B (C(1))-methyltransferase, translated to MWRESPERQQPLRTGLTTGTCATACALAAARLLLTGKSCDECEVTLPKGKKVRLPIAECRRLDLHSAYAVTVKDAGDDPDVTHGARVFVIASLGTGAGEVRFSAADGVGTVTRDGLSLAVGEPAINPTPRRMIREHLLELADECAYNGAFDVAVGVENGAALAQKTMNPRLGIVGGLSILGTTGIVRPFSCSAYIASIHQGVDVARANGYQHIAACTGNASEDYARRQYGLSDMALIEMGDFAGALLKYLRRSPLRRLTIVGGFGKISKLACGHLDLHSKASEIDLGFIADAAESLGAAPDVLAAMRAANTSIEALRLAGDLPLGDLICRRAWEKAAYTMHNSMQLEVVAIDRQGLPVGAYAGEDL